The Chitinispirillales bacterium ANBcel5 genome has a window encoding:
- a CDS encoding ankyrin repeat domain-containing protein → MLKLINYKLLLFLAIYCCSGNEKLEASPDKLCENETSYLHYSDPEVGSVFESAMENRNCADEFIYEVGAYKLTKLGKACYNDDMNEILELLKSGACLYYCLTDNIYEYDLLYTGFVFNKYKIVKMLINYEVYDNIDQIYDENATTPLVLASKVTDEKIAIELAKKMIKKGANVNGIRETGVNYTNYPIIFAVKNNNIELVELFISYGVDIYVTDHEGYTPLQWSENFGTPEMVKLLSSAK, encoded by the coding sequence ATGTTGAAATTGATCAATTATAAATTACTGTTATTCCTTGCAATCTACTGTTGCAGTGGTAATGAAAAATTGGAAGCATCTCCCGATAAATTATGTGAGAATGAAACCAGTTATCTTCATTATAGTGATCCAGAAGTGGGTTCAGTTTTCGAAAGTGCTATGGAAAATCGTAATTGTGCTGATGAGTTTATCTATGAGGTTGGAGCTTATAAATTAACTAAGTTAGGTAAGGCTTGTTATAATGATGACATGAATGAAATTCTTGAGCTACTTAAGAGTGGTGCATGCTTATACTATTGCTTAACAGACAATATTTATGAATATGATCTGCTCTATACTGGTTTTGTTTTTAATAAATACAAGATCGTAAAGATGCTAATAAATTACGAAGTATACGATAATATTGATCAGATCTACGATGAGAACGCTACAACTCCACTGGTACTGGCATCAAAAGTTACTGACGAAAAGATCGCTATTGAATTAGCAAAAAAAATGATAAAAAAGGGAGCTAATGTAAATGGAATAAGAGAAACTGGCGTGAATTATACTAATTATCCTATTATTTTCGCAGTAAAAAACAATAATATTGAATTAGTCGAACTGTTCATTTCTTATGGAGTCGATATCTATGTAACCGATCATGAGGGTTACACCCCATTGCAATGGTCTGAAAATTTTGGCACACCTGAGATGGTAAAATTACTAAGTTCTGCCAAATAA